Proteins found in one Sorghum bicolor cultivar BTx623 chromosome 1, Sorghum_bicolor_NCBIv3, whole genome shotgun sequence genomic segment:
- the LOC8062792 gene encoding putative amidase C869.01 — protein sequence MEQHNSASQILSSIIISPAFSPRTVTMAMTLSLCYLLLLVLAGDGRGEVAAFELEEATIDSIHRAFATGGLTSRGLVELYLRRIASLDPTLHAIIEIDPDGALAAADRADAAARSSSGVLPPLHGVPVLLKDNIAAAGDGGVLNATAGSLAMVGSRPARDAGVVERLRRAGAVLLGTASLSEWCNFRGPGIPAGWSPRGGQGRNPYVPSATTCSSSSGSAIAAASNMAAVTIGTETDGSIMCPSSYNSVVGIKPTVGLTSRAGVIIISQRMDTIGPITRTVSDAVHVLEAIVGYDPRDAEATRMGSRYIPEGGYKQFLTIHGLRGKRLGILRKDFFRFPSGSVQEQVFSDHFRTMSKMGAILVDNLEIPSMNVINDAMQSGERALMLAEFKLSLNSYLSELATSPVRSLSDIIEFNKKHPIEERMAEFGQDYLLQSEATNGIGPTEEHAILNLNKLCKRGLEKIMQDNQLDAIVAPGASAHSLLAIGGYPAITVPAGYAANGVPFAICFGGLKGSEPKLIEISYSFEQATRVRKPPSMQHSVI from the exons ATGGAACAACATAACTCTGCATCTCAAATTTTGTCATCAATCATCATATCACCCGCCTTCAGTCCACGCACAGTAACCATGGCAATGACACTGTCGCTATgctacctcctcctcctcgtcctcgccgGTGACGGCAGGGGCGAGGTCGCCGCGTTTGAGCTGGAGGAGGCCACCATCGACTCGATCCATCGCGCCTTCGCGACCGGGGGGCTTACCTCCCGCGGTCTCGTCGAGCTCTACCTGCGCCGCATCGCGTCCCTCGATCCCACTCTCCACGCCATCATCGAGATCGACCCGGACGgcgcgctcgccgccgccgaccgCGCCGACGCCGCTGCCCGGTCTAGCTCCGGCGTGCTCCCGCCGCTGCACGGCGTCCCTGTGCTGCTCAAGGACAACATCGCCGCGGCAGGCGACGGTGGGGTGCTGAACGCTACGGCCGGGTCGCTCGCCATGGTCGGGTCACGCCCCGCGCGCGACGCCGGCGTGGTCGAGCGGCTCAGGCGCGCCGGCGCGGTGCTGCTCGGCACCGCGAGCCTCAGCGAGTGGTGCAACTTCCGCGGCCCCGGCATACCCGCCGGCTGGAGCCCCCGCGGCGGCCAGGGCAGG AACCCGTACGTGCCGTCGGCGACGACGTGCTCCTCCAGCAGCGGCTCAGCGATTGCGGCGGCCTCGAACATGGCGGCAGTGACGATTGGGACCGAAACGGATGGCTCCATCATGTGCCCTTCCAGCTACAACTCCGTCGTCGGGATCAAGCCCACCGTGGGTCTCACCAGCCGGGCCGGCGTCATCATCATTTCACAAAGGATGGACACAATTGG CCCCATCACTAGGACAGTTTCAGATGCTGTGCATGTGTTGGAAGCAATTGTTGGTTATGACCCTCGAGATGCAGAGGCAACTCGCATGGGTTCACGATATATACCAGAAGGTGGATACAAGCAATTTTTGACCATACACGGGCTACGAGGGAAGAGGTTGGGAATTCTTAGAAAGGATTTCTTCCGTTTTCCCTCTGGTTCTGTCCAAGAACAGGTCTTCAGTGATCATTTTAGAACTATGAG TAAAATGGGTGCCATCTTGGTAGACAACCTTGAGATACCAAGCATGAATGTCATTAATGATGCAATGCAAAGTGGTGAGCGTGCTCTTATGCTTGCTGAATTCAAGCTATCACTCAACTCCTACTTATCTGAACTGGCCACTTCACCTGTTAGATCATTATCAGACATAATTGAGTTTAACAAGAAGCACCCCATTGAG GAAAGGATGGCTGAATTTGGACAAGATTACCTTCTACAATCTGAAGCAACCAATGGCATTGGTCCAACTGAGGAGCATGCTATTTTGAATCTGAACAAACTGTGCAAAAGAGGCCTTGAGAAAATAATGCAAGATAACCAATTGGATGCAATTGTAGCCCCAGGTGCATCTGCTCACAGCCTGCTTGCCATTGGCGGTTATCCGGCAATAACTGTTCCGGCTGGGTATGCTGCAAATGGCGTCCCTTTTGCCATCTGCTTCGGAGGGTTGAAAGGATCGGAGCCGAAGCTTATTGAGATATCATATTCATTTGAGCAGGCAACGAGAGTAAGGAAACCTCCGTCAATGCAGCATTCTGTCATTTGA
- the LOC8062793 gene encoding aldose 1-epimerase, producing the protein MAAEPEPRILELSNGKITARISNWGATITSLLVPDAQGSIADVVLGFDDLDPYVKGMSPYFGCIVGRVANRIKDGKFRLNEVEYSLPVNNGPNSLHGGLRGFDKVVWDVVDHKDGECPSITFQYHSKDGEEGYPGDVTIRATYSLPEAATLRLDMEATPENKATPISLAQHTYWNLAGHASGDILNHSIQIWGKHITPVDENTIPTGEIMPVNGTSFDFTTEHKIGERINDVPGGYDHNYMLDCGDEKNGLKHAAKLRDPSSLRTLELWTDAPGMQFYTANYVNDISGKGGAVYEKHAGVCLETQGFPNAINQPNFPSVVVRPGEKYKHTMLFEFSN; encoded by the exons ATGGCGGCCGAGCCCGAGCCCAGGATCCTAGAGCTCTCCAACGGCAAGATCACTGCGAGGATCTCCAACTGGGGCGCCACCATCACCTCCCTCCTCGTCCCCGACGCCCAAG GGAGTATCGCGGATGTGGTGCTCGGATTCGATGACCTGGACCCGTACGTG aaaggcatgtcaccttattttGGCTGCATAGTTGGCCGAGTTGCAAATAGGATCAAGGATGGAAAGTTTAGACTCAACGAAGTTGAGTATTCATTGCCTGTCAACAATGGACCTAACAGCCTTCATG GTGGGTTGAGGGGATTTGATAAGGTTGTGTGGGATGTCGTAGACCACAAGGATGGTGAATGCCCATCAATAACTTTTCAGTATCACAGCAAGGATGGTGAAGAAG GCTATCCAGGGGATGTAACCATTAGGGCAACATACTCACTTCCTGAAGCTGCTACTCTAAGACTTGACATGGAAGCTACACCAGAAAACAAAGCAACTCCTATAAGCTTGGCGCAGCACACCTATTGGAACCTTGCAGGCCATGCTTCCGGTGACATCTTAAATCATTCAATACAGATATGGGGGAAGCACATCACTCCAGTTGATGAAAACACAATTCCCACTGGTGAGATAATGCCCGTCAATGGCACTTCTTTTGATTTCACAACAGAGCACAAGATTGGAGAGCGCATCAATGATGTTCCTGGAGGGTATGATCATAACTACATGCTGGACTGTGGCGATGAGAAGAATGGCCTGAAGCATGCGGCCAAGCTGAGAGATCCATCAAGCTTGCGGACCCTAGAGCTCTGGACTGATGCACCTGGCATGCAGTTCTACACCGCCAACTATGTGAATGACATCAGTGGCAAAGGGGGTGCTGTCTATGAGAAGCATGCTGGAGTATGCTTGGAAACCCAGGGGTTCCCTAATGCCATCAACCAACCTAATTTTCCCTCTGTAGTTGTTCGGCCTGGTGAGAAGTATAAGCACACTATGCTGTTTGAGTTCTCAAACTGA